Part of the Crossiella cryophila genome, CGCCTTGAGCGGTGGGCGCAGTTCGTACTTGACGTCGACCACGCCGCCGCCCGCCGTCCGCACGATCACGTCGCAGCGGTTGAAGCTGCCGTAGTCGGTGTCCACCTCGGTGCTGCCGAACCCGGTCAGCGCCACCGCGTCGGTCAGCGCGCACGGGTCCGCGGTGCGTTCATCGCCGATGATCGCGATGCTCTCCGGCGTGGCCGACATCAGCACCGGCACCCCGCTGATCAACGCCACCACCCCGGCCACCGCGCTGGCCCGCAGGCCCAGCCTGCGCCGGATCTGCTGTCCCAGCAAGGGTTTCCGGTCATCGGCCACCGCGGCCAGCATCCGCCGCGCCTGCCCGGCGTCCGGCCGGTCCGCCGGATCCCGTTGCAGCAGCGCGGAAAGCACCGGCCCGAGCGGCCCGGCCCGGCTCGCCGGTGGCACCGTCCCGGCCGCGGCCCGCCGCAGCACAGCGAGCGGGTTGTCCCCGGCGCCACCGAACGGCGGCTGGCCCTGCACCGCCGCGAACAGCGTGGCGCCCAGGGAGAACAGGTCCGCGGCCGCGGTGGCCTGCTCGCCGTTGGCCACCTCCGGCGCCAGATAGGCCGGGGTGCCCGCGACCAGTGCCGCCTGCGAGACGGTCGCATCCCCGGTGACCGCACGGGAAATCCCGAAATCGGTCAACCGCGCCGGGCCGTCGGCCGGCACCAACACGTTGCCCGGCTTGACATCCCGGTGCACCACCCCGCACCCGTGCACCGCGGCCAGCGCCGCCGCGAGCTGCGCGCCCAGCGCGGCCACCCGGCGCGGCGGCAACGGGCCACCACGCTCGATCAGCTCACCGAGGTCGGGTCCGGCCACGTATTCCATGACCAGCCAAGGCTGTGCGCCCTCGTCCACCACGTCCAGGAACCGCACGATGCCGGGGTGGGTCAGGCCCGCGACGATCCCGGCCTCGCCGCGCAGCCGCCGCCGTCCGCGTGCACCGTCCACATCGGAGGATCGGGCCCGCTTCACCGCGACCGGCCCGCCGAGCTGCTCGTCCACGGCCAGCCACACCACGCCCATGCCACCGGAACCGATCGGCTCGGCCAGCCGGTAGCGTCCCGCGATCAGGTCTCCAGCGTCCACCACGCCTCCACGTCACCGGTGGTGCGGCCAATCGCCGCAGCGACCGTACTGCAAACGGACCGGGTTGTCAGACCCCCGTGCCAGGCTTTCCCGGTGAGTAGTCCACAGGAACTTCGAACCGCCCTCACCAAGCTGGCCGTCGAGCGTCTCGGCGAGGATCTCGGCACCCGGCTGGTCGAGGCCAGCCGCCCGTCGATCCAGTTGTTGCACGACGAATCCGGCCCCGGCCGCTCCCGGCTCGGCGGCGACCCGGTGCTGCCACCCGGCACCCAATGGCCCGTGGTGCAGGGCAATCCGCTGAGCCTGCTGGCCGTGCTCGACCTGGCAGAGGTGGCCGAGTTCGCGCAGGTGGACTGGCTGCCGAAAGCCGGGCTGCTGAACTTCTTCGCCGACAGCGAGGGCGGCTGGGCCTACACCCCGGACGCGGCGGACGGCTTCCGGGTCGTGCACGTGCCCGAGGGCGGCGAGCCGGTCCAGGCGCCCGCGGGTGCGAACGTGTTCCCGGCCCGGCCGGTGCGCTTCGCCCACCGGCTCACCCTGCCCTCGACCGAGGACGAGGTCCTCGAACTGACCGAGGACGATTCCCGGCGGCTCTGGAAGCTGAGTGCGCACTGGTCGCGCCAGTCGGCCCGGCTGGGCCGCTGGCCGGCGACGGCGCCCAACCACCAGATCAACGGGTGGCCGGACCTGATCCAGGGCCCGGTCTGGCTGGAGGCGCACTACGACTCGCAGGGCATGGAGTGGGCGAGCGAGCCCAAGCGGCAGGCCGAGCACGAGCGCCTGGCGCGGGAGCAGAATTGGCAGTTGTTGCTCCAGCTCGACTCCGATGACGCCATGGACTGGATGTGGGGCGATGCCGGGACGCTGTACTACACCCTCCCCGAACAGGCAGGCCACGCGGGCGAGCTGGACCGGGCCTGGCTGATCATGCAGTGCAGCTGAGCCTGTTCGACCGGCCGCGGCGCGCGCTCGAACACCCGGCCACCAAGACGAGCCTGATTCATGTCTCTCCTTACGATTCTGATGAATATTGACTCGTAAATGAGACAGCGGATATAGACGTCTCATGGAACTGGGGCGGCAGGACCGGGCACAACGCTCGGCATCGTGGCTGGAGCTGGGGCTCGTCGATCTACCCGTGCGGCAGGTGGCGGTCTCCGCGCTGCAGGCCGAGTCGATGTCACCGCGGCAGGCGGGCGAGAACATCGAGCACGTCCGCCTGCTCGCCGACAGCACCGCGGAGCTGCCGCCGATCCTGGTGCACCGCAGCTCGATGCGGGTCATCGACGGCATGCACCGGCTGCTCGCGGCGGTGGCCCGTGGCCGGGCCGAGGTCGAGGCCTGCTTCTTCGACGGGCCGGAGCGGGACGCCTTCGTGCTCGCGGTCCGGGCCAACATCGCGCACGGCCTGCCGCTGTCCGCGGCCGATCGCAGTGCCGCGGCCGGCCGGATCCTGCGCAGCCACCCGGAGTGGTCGGACCGGCTGATCGCCAAGGTCGCCGGGCTGTCCCCCGGCACGGTGGCAGGCATCCGGCAGCGCGACGACCGGGCGGGCGCGCCGCTGGCCCGGATCGGCCGGGACGGCAGGGCCCGGCCGATGAACAGCGCGGACGGCAGGCGCAAGGCCGGGGAGCTGTTCGCCGAGCGGCCGACCGCCTCACTGCGCGAGGTCGCCAAGGCGGCCGGGGTGGCCGTGTCCACCGCGCAGGATGTGCGCCGCCGGGTGCGCGCGGGCGAGGACCCGGTGCCTGCCGGGTTGCGCGCCAGGGTCCGGCCGACGCCGCCGCCCCCGCGCTCCGGCGTGGACCGGGAGCAGGTGCTGCAGGCCCTGCGCGCGGATCCCTCGCTGCGGTTCAACCAGTCCGGCAAACTGCTGCTGCGCTGGCTGGACGCGGCGCCGGTGCCCGGACACACGCTGGACCAGGTGGTGGCCGGGGTCCCGGACTACCGGCGCGGCGACGTGGCCGAACTGGCCATGGCCGCCGCCCGCGCCTGGCAGGAACTGGCGATCCGGTTACGCCGGAGCGCCAGGTGAACGAGCTGGCCGTGGTCCGCGAGCTGCTCCGGCGGCACTGGCCCGCGCACTGGGACGGCACCCCGCCGGAACGGCTGCCGGGCTGGGCGGACACCACCCGGCACTGCGTCTGGCGGGTGCCCGGCCACGGCCGCGCCTACCTGCTCACCCTGCGCCGCCACCGGGACGACCCGTGGGCCGAGGCCCGCTACGCGCTGCGCCGCCGGGTGCTGGCCGACTGCCACCGCCAGGGCCTGCCGGTGCTGCTGCCGATCCCCACCGCCGCGGGCGCGCCGACCGGCTGGTCGGCCGGGCTGGCCGGTGAGCTGACCCCGATGGCCAAGGGCGCGGTGCCCAACCAGTTCGCCCCGCCGCAGGTGGCCGCGATGACCACGGCCGCCCTTGACCTGCGCGACTGCCTGGACCGGCTGCCCGGCGTGCTGCGCCGCGGCCTGGCCGCGATCACCGCCCCGGCCCCGGCCGGTGACTGGGCCGCGGCCGTGGACCAGGCCCAGCGCCTGCTGCCCGCCGCCGAGCGCCGGGCCGACATCTGGGGCTGGACCGCCACCGCCGTGCTGCGCGGGGTGCTGGCCGCCGTGCCCGCGCTGTGCACCCTGGACCAGCGCGGATTCGTGCCGCCCTCGGTGGTGCACGGCGCCCCGCACGATGACAACGTGCTGCTCTGCGGCGGCCGCGAACCCCAGGCCCTTGCCGTGCTCGGCTTCGACGAGCTGCACGTGGGCGACCGGCTGTACGACCTGGCGGTCATCGCCGACACCGCGGCCAGGGTCCGGGTCGGCGAGACCGCGCGCAGGCAGGCACTGGCCCGGTTCCTGGAGCAGGCGTTCCGGCGCGGCCTGCTGCCCGAGGGCGAGGAGCGCTTCCTGATGCCGGTGCTGCTGGCCAGGACCGTGCCCGCCGCGGTCGAGCTGATGGCCGAGCTGCTCCGGGACGGCCGGGGCGGTCCGGAACTGGCCGACCGCCTGGACCGCCTCGATCCGATGCGCAAGGTCAACGTGCACCACCTGCTCACCGGCGCCGAGGTGCGTTCCTGCTGCTGAGCGCGGGTTGTCCAACCGGGGACCGGGCCCACTCGGACATGTGGCCGGTGTCCCATGATGAGGCAGATTCCGGATGTGTGTCGCCCTGAGATAAAAGTTAAGATGTCCCTATGTCGGCCAAGCCCAGCAGCAGGCCCGTTGTCCAGGAGACCCCGCTCAGCCGGGCGCTGTCCGGCTGCGGACCCACCGCCAAGGCGACCCCGGTCGACGCGTTCAAGGTGGCCAGGACCTGGTTCCTGGAGGGCCGCCGGGTCGACATGCAACAGCTCGCCGAGACCCTGGGCGTCAGCCGGGCCACGCTCTACCGCTGGTGCGGTAACCGGGAACAACTGCTCGGCGAGGTGATCTGGGCACTCACCGAGGAGCAGCTCAACCGGACCAGGAGCAAGGTGCAGGGCAGCGGCCTCGGCTACGTCACCGAGGTGATCGGCACCTGCATCGCCAAGTTCCGCACCTCCAAGAACCTGCGCAGGCTGCTCTCCGACGACCCCGAGTACGCGCTGCGGCTGATGACCTCCAAGCACGGCATCGTGCAGGGCCGCATGATCGACTGGTGCGCGGAACTGTTGTCCAGCCTCAATCTGCGCCCCGACCTGGACCTGCCGGACCTGTCCTACGTGATCGTGCGGATCTGCGAGTCCTTCGTGTGGAGCGATCTGATCACCGGCGCCGAGCCGGAGACGGAGAAGGCCGTGGTGATCATCGAGCTGCTGCTGGGCGCGGCCCAGGTCGCCGACTGAGCGGGTGCGGCGGGGACCGGTCCGCGCACCGGTCCCCGCGCACTTGTCCCTACTGGGTCTGGAGATCCAGCCCGTAGGCGGTCAGGATCTCGCCGATCGGCTGGAAGTAGGCGATGTTGGGCTCACCCACCTTCTCCCCGCACTCGGCCTTGTCCTTCTCGTCGATCCGGCCGTCCCCGTTGGTGTCCTTGGTGCGGTAACCCATGCCACCGCTGGTGACCCCCTGCGCGACCGTGCCCGACATCCAGGCGCCGCCACTGTCCCCGCCCTCGGTGCACACGCTGGCCTGGGTCATCTCCTCGACCCGGGTGCCGCCGGCGTAGTTGACCGTGACGTCAAGGGATTCCACCTCACCGCAGGTCCACCCGGTGGTCCGGCCGGACTTGCAGATCACCCCGCCCACCGCGGTGGCCCCGTGCCCGGTGACCCGGACCGCCCGGCCGTTGTACTGGCTGACCGCGGCCTGCGGCGTCCAGTCCGCGGACAGGGAGGAGTAGGCGTAGTCGTTGACCGGGAAGCTGTGGTCGCGCACGGTGCCGAGGTAGCCGCCGTTGCGCCGGAACTCCCCGTCGGCGATGCCGTCCGCGCAGTGCCCGGCGGTGATCATGACCGGGTTGGCGTCCCGGTCGGTGGCGTTGAACCCGACCGAGCAGACGTACCCGCGTCCGCCGACGGTGAACTGGATCTCCTGTCCGCCATAGAGATTGGCCTGCGTGCTCGCCTGCCCCGCGGTCCGGTTGACCCGCACGCCCTCGACCGCGCCGACCCTGGCCGCCAGCCCGTCCAGCGCGGCGCCTGCCGGGATGGTGGCCACCACCGTGTTGCCCGCGACATCGGTGTGACTGCTGCTGCCCGGCACCCCGGTCAGCAGGCGCCGCACCGCGTCCTTGGCCCCGGCCAGCTTCGCCGCCCCGTTGGCCACCCGCTTCGCCTTGGCCCCGGCCGATTCCGCGGTCCGCGCCGCCGCCTCGTCGGTGACCGCCACCACCACGCGACCGGCCTCCAGGTAGGCCCCGGCGGCCCGGCCACCGAGTTCCGCGGTGAGCCGGTCCGCCTTGCGGGACAACGTGTCCT contains:
- a CDS encoding serine/threonine-protein kinase; amino-acid sequence: MDAGDLIAGRYRLAEPIGSGGMGVVWLAVDEQLGGPVAVKRARSSDVDGARGRRRLRGEAGIVAGLTHPGIVRFLDVVDEGAQPWLVMEYVAGPDLGELIERGGPLPPRRVAALGAQLAAALAAVHGCGVVHRDVKPGNVLVPADGPARLTDFGISRAVTGDATVSQAALVAGTPAYLAPEVANGEQATAAADLFSLGATLFAAVQGQPPFGGAGDNPLAVLRRAAAGTVPPASRAGPLGPVLSALLQRDPADRPDAGQARRMLAAVADDRKPLLGQQIRRRLGLRASAVAGVVALISGVPVLMSATPESIAIIGDERTADPCALTDAVALTGFGSTEVDTDYGSFNRCDVIVRTAGGGVVDVKYELRPPLKADGLVQQVGRVRIVRERGHGDQCRRALQLTEQTTVTINARHDRGERTDLCAIADVAATRAAEILDRGRLARRATPPEPASLARLDACAVLPADTLRRVPGIDPGDRVRGFGGWECRWRSSAEPMSVLVIFDRDQPLSPVDDGVPQQVGDRRFFLRPDGWGPETCLARIGHRGYLDQHGQQAGEVLGIALLGRTGHPRLCALAGDLARTALTSLPSA
- a CDS encoding YwqG family protein; this translates as MSSPQELRTALTKLAVERLGEDLGTRLVEASRPSIQLLHDESGPGRSRLGGDPVLPPGTQWPVVQGNPLSLLAVLDLAEVAEFAQVDWLPKAGLLNFFADSEGGWAYTPDAADGFRVVHVPEGGEPVQAPAGANVFPARPVRFAHRLTLPSTEDEVLELTEDDSRRLWKLSAHWSRQSARLGRWPATAPNHQINGWPDLIQGPVWLEAHYDSQGMEWASEPKRQAEHERLAREQNWQLLLQLDSDDAMDWMWGDAGTLYYTLPEQAGHAGELDRAWLIMQCS
- a CDS encoding ParB/RepB/Spo0J family partition protein, translating into MELGRQDRAQRSASWLELGLVDLPVRQVAVSALQAESMSPRQAGENIEHVRLLADSTAELPPILVHRSSMRVIDGMHRLLAAVARGRAEVEACFFDGPERDAFVLAVRANIAHGLPLSAADRSAAAGRILRSHPEWSDRLIAKVAGLSPGTVAGIRQRDDRAGAPLARIGRDGRARPMNSADGRRKAGELFAERPTASLREVAKAAGVAVSTAQDVRRRVRAGEDPVPAGLRARVRPTPPPPRSGVDREQVLQALRADPSLRFNQSGKLLLRWLDAAPVPGHTLDQVVAGVPDYRRGDVAELAMAAARAWQELAIRLRRSAR
- a CDS encoding phosphotransferase, with the translated sequence MNELAVVRELLRRHWPAHWDGTPPERLPGWADTTRHCVWRVPGHGRAYLLTLRRHRDDPWAEARYALRRRVLADCHRQGLPVLLPIPTAAGAPTGWSAGLAGELTPMAKGAVPNQFAPPQVAAMTTAALDLRDCLDRLPGVLRRGLAAITAPAPAGDWAAAVDQAQRLLPAAERRADIWGWTATAVLRGVLAAVPALCTLDQRGFVPPSVVHGAPHDDNVLLCGGREPQALAVLGFDELHVGDRLYDLAVIADTAARVRVGETARRQALARFLEQAFRRGLLPEGEERFLMPVLLARTVPAAVELMAELLRDGRGGPELADRLDRLDPMRKVNVHHLLTGAEVRSCC
- a CDS encoding QsdR family transcriptional regulator — its product is MSAKPSSRPVVQETPLSRALSGCGPTAKATPVDAFKVARTWFLEGRRVDMQQLAETLGVSRATLYRWCGNREQLLGEVIWALTEEQLNRTRSKVQGSGLGYVTEVIGTCIAKFRTSKNLRRLLSDDPEYALRLMTSKHGIVQGRMIDWCAELLSSLNLRPDLDLPDLSYVIVRICESFVWSDLITGAEPETEKAVVIIELLLGAAQVAD
- a CDS encoding S1 family peptidase — encoded protein: MSDRTWRTLRAGVAVTVAATAMLAGPSAVASPELSAAEAAAVDHLVAGGLDRDAAVRRIADQDTLSRKADRLTAELGGRAAGAYLEAGRVVVAVTDEAAARTAESAGAKAKRVANGAAKLAGAKDAVRRLLTGVPGSSSHTDVAGNTVVATIPAGAALDGLAARVGAVEGVRVNRTAGQASTQANLYGGQEIQFTVGGRGYVCSVGFNATDRDANPVMITAGHCADGIADGEFRRNGGYLGTVRDHSFPVNDYAYSSLSADWTPQAAVSQYNGRAVRVTGHGATAVGGVICKSGRTTGWTCGEVESLDVTVNYAGGTRVEEMTQASVCTEGGDSGGAWMSGTVAQGVTSGGMGYRTKDTNGDGRIDEKDKAECGEKVGEPNIAYFQPIGEILTAYGLDLQTQ